TATATGAATATGCAGGTACATTGAGGTTTGAAACATGCATTACATTGAACACACAAACCACAATAAGCATACAAGAAAAAAATTGTAGCGGAAAACTATTAATCTTACCAAAATTCGAAATAATGTACTAAtagaaaattaaattaataacaCATAAAAATGCTATTAGTAAAAATTATCTAAAGTTGAAGCAAATACCATCGGGTGCGTCGGTTTTTCCATTGACACAAACTAAGATCCTCAGAACCAAACTCAGGAAAACAAGAGAATCCCTAACCATTTTCTTCAATGTAATGCCAAACCAAAGAATTAAGATCCTGTTCCCTTCACAATTTTACCAGAGATTGAATTTTGTCCattcaaaatattttcttgattcTGCCATGAAAATTTTGTAGAGCAAAAACcttgtacaatttttttttctttgaaatgttggaaaaaaaatttaggtAAATGTATTTCCAAATTAAATTAATTTCTGCTAAATTTAGTATGAACATTGTCAATTTTGGAGGGATTAATGAGGACCATTTAAGATTTTTAGAGTCAAACATGaaaaaataatcactcaattatTTCTATCTCCACCCAAGGAAAACGAGGGAAATTTAAAACCAACAGAAAAGTTAGTTATTAGTTTATCTattgaccaaaatacccttctTATCAATTCTTTTAGACCCCAAGGATTGGTTGACAACCAAACCCAAAAGAAAGTTCGAGCATTTTTTATGTAGGCCACTGGAAAATATGAACGACATTATTAAATTGAGCAGGGCTACTCAGGTTTAACAGAGTTTGTTTTGTCTGACAATATTTATTCAAATGTACGTAGCCGGTGGTGATTAAAGTATTAACTTTgagcaattttttcttttttgtgcacCATAATTCATCTGAAGTTATTTGGCCCCTCGACAAAACATCAAAGTGCCCCTCTGGTTGAAATGGTGAATTCGTCGGAAGTAAGTCTGAACTAATCTACGTCACTATCTAACAATCAAACCAAGTAATAATGGTTCTTGTAAAGAAAAAGAATTATCCAGATTAAAAGTATTTGGATATATCCATGCAGCCTACACTGAACAATCTAGTACTGTTCTGGGCAATGTTTCAAAGATCCCCCAGTACATTGGCTGGAAATGTGGACTAAAGAAGTTGTTTTGAATGTGGTTGTAATTCTACATCATAGAGACTGTCATAAAGGTTTTATATTGGCGAAACAGGAACTAGGATGCTGATACGAACATTGACGTTGACGACGAACCTACAAGGATATCTTcagattgatttttttattttgttggacTTTTTTTGTGTGGGGAATATTCTCACCTACCATGTGCAATTGTACATAGTATAGGGAGATATACCTTGGTAGTGGTTGCATACCTAAACATTCTAGCAATCGTAAGCAGTGATGTACTTCCATTGTTTATTGATGAATCTCATGAACTAGTTTTAGACTTTCTCATGCGCTACTTTTAGACTTTACCGCACTCTTCAGTACTTAATTCTTTACAGCCAGGTATGTGAGTTTGCACCCCATGCCTAAGAGACCAATGAACTAATAGTGAGTATTGACAGAACAGATATGATGCAGAGAGTTCTAAATGATTCAGATGACTATGCTGTCAGATGACCATTACGTTCATGTGATGATTGGACACTGAAAACTGATCAACAAAATCTTATATAAACGAGAAAACCAATCACTATAAGTACCTATGATGATTACCCTGTACCTGTTGGGATTGTGTCTGGTGCTTCCTGTCCATTCAAAGGGACTTTCTTCTGCTCTTCGTTCTCCTTCGGAAACAGAGATAGTTGGCTGTCAGAAAAACGATGCATGTCAACAAGGGGCACACCTTGGAAACaccaaagaaaagaaatagaGAGTTTTAATACAGGGCAGAAGCACACGAAATGTATCGCTATGTTTCAATTACAAATTAAGATACAGAGAAATTCCAAGAGTGTGAATAATGAGGAAGATTCACAAGACAATGAACTGATGGGTAATTATAGAACAATATGCCCCAATTAATACCACCCCCACACAGTTCTATTTCTTCTCTTTACTACTTAACAACAATAAGATTATCTccagtaaaaaaaagaaaaattatacggAAAACCAATTACATACACAAGGCTTCAGTAAAATCACCCTCTTCTGTTATTGTCGTTTTGTTATCCTCTTTTCAAATCCTTCTATTTTTTTCCTGAATCAGTCTGAAGTCATGGGTTGCGTCAAGCAACACCTGAAGCGAGCCTTTCGAACGGTAGTCATTATCTCCTTCTCAGCATTCTCAAGCATACTGACAACCTCTGGAAAAGGTGGACGGACATCAGGATTTGCATCCCAGCAACGTGTCATGATATCGGTAAGTGCAGGAAGGCAGTCGTTTGGGATTATTGGCCTGACACCTTTGTTTACAACGGCAAATGCGGCTTGCACTGCCGTCATATTCTGGAATGGAAGTAATCCTGTGATGAGTTCCCACATGACAATGCCAAAGCTGTACACGTCCACCTTATGTGTGTAATCCCTGTGCTGGATCATTTCTCTGCAGAAAAATTGAGATTACATACACTTGAGTCAACTTCGATTTCAATTGCACAACTTAATTTTTGATACAACAGAATCAAAGGGAAAAGCAAAAATGCAATCACAAAGAGTTACTAATGCATCACCATGAAGTTCACAATATTCAAATAGAAGACAACCATGAGCCTATAAGCGTCTTCTACAAAACAACATTGATTCTTTCAAACAAGAAAATACACATGTAGTACGTGAAATTTTTTCAAGGAATTGATATAAGTGTGAAACTCAATCTCATAGGTTTGGCAACAAATAAATGATCAGTCTATCACATGGCATGCTCCAATAGATTATTCTATACATTTACGAGGCTATACATGCAAAAACTTCTTCGGCACATGTGGCAGAACCTATACTAAACAATACTGTTACGAAAAACACCGACCATTTAGCATAACTGATCAAGTAGAAACACTAACACATTGACATTTTGATTAGCCACTTATGAGTTATGACTGGATATGGATCAACAATGGAGTAGAACTGGATAACGTAATCAATTAAGATACTTGGGTAGGAGGTCAAAGAGTAGGTCATGACTGAGTCATAAAAAAAGTAGAAAACAAGCGAAAGGTTGATAGCGTTGTAGAAGCAACAAAAACCAACACACTTTCTATTACTGCACAACATAGCATATTGCCATATCCTATTGGGGAAAACAAATGGCAAAAGAAGGTTTCAGCAGGAGTCAGAGAAACAGCTAAAGAAAGACAGTAAAGCagtttcacaaaagaatagatgcTTGGACAAACCTTAGGGAATCTATAGTTGAAGAATATGACAACATGTTGGTCTGATAGCATGTCAACCATTCACATACAACAGCTTCTAATACACAAATATGATAATAAGTCAACGAGAAAGGCAAAACACTTTGTAGAGACATTTCACATCAAAGAGTCAAAACACATGCTAAAATGTAAGAAGCCACCCGAGATTAGGCATATAGAGAGCATCAATAACAAAGATGGGTAAGGGAAAAAACTCAAAAATAAAGCAAGGATTCAGGAAGCTTACGGAGCCATCCAACGGTAAGTTCCCGTCTCTGGAGTCATACCCTCTGTTTGAACTTCAATCCGTGCCACCCCAAAATCTGCAATTTTAATCGACTTGTCTGATGCAATTAGAAGATTATCAGATTTGAGATCCCGATGTATAAAACCAAGCCCGTGTACATACGCCATTCCCCTTGCAACATCCAACGCCTGCTTGACTGCCAATTTTAATGGCACCGATCTATTTTGCCGCCTATTCAAAAACTGTCGAACTGATCCACCCCTCGCGTATTCCGTTACGATGCACCAAACCATTGGTTTACGACACGCCCCAATAAACCGAACAATATTCGGATGCCTCAGTGTAGCAAGCATCATAACTTCCTGCTGGAATTGCTGTTCCATTAACTGAGCCCTCTCAACACTATTCTCAGGCCTCTCCAATATTTTTATTGCAACATCTTCACCCTTATACGTTCCTTTATACAGCTTTCCAAAAGCACCCTGTGCAAACGCCATCCCCATACTGAGCTTCGTCAAATCAATCGTCCAATCGTCGTAATTCTCAAGTCCCTGAGTAGGTATACTAGCATCCATCAAAGCCTCAGCTAGTGCATCATCACTTAACACATGTGGATCTCTACCTGGACGATGGACACTATATCCCATTGTATTACTATTATTAACAGGTTTGTTGCCGGGGTGATCAAGCATACGTGTGTGAGAATCATTCGATGCAACACTACTATCTATAGACATAGCAACAGACCCGCCGCCCGTATTCGTCTGCAAACTCGCCATACTATCAATTGACATATTTGAATCCTCACCAATCTTGTAGTATGACCCTGGTGTGTATTCATACATTTTGTTATCATAATCAGAAGTTCCTACAATCCCCGTAAATTTCGGTCCTTCCACCATCTTAAATGCCTAAGTAACTCAACTCCGAATCGTTCTATCTCTTAAGCATCAATTCCTACACCTCCAAAAACAACCCCAGAAGATAATCCTCAATACCTCTgtcaaataacactttttgaccGGAAAATGTCACCTTTTAAAGtacaacaacaataaaaaaaattattaacataAACATTTAATCCATTAAAACTAAGCAAAACCCAGTAATACTAACATGATTTTACATGAAAGAACCCAGAAATTTACACTAATATAAACAGAAATTCAACCCCAGAGCTAAAAACTGAACGGATTACAGCAAAACATACCTTGATTGATAGGGAATTTGGTGTGGGATATGGATAAACCGAGTTTATGATATTTCTAGATGATTATAAGTAAAGATCGGAAGGAGTAAAATGGAAGTTTTTGAGGAGAAAAATAAACGTGTTTTTGTTAATAAAGAAGAAGGAAGACGACGACGACCAGTACTACTAGTAGTGACAAGAAGTAGAGGAAGAAGAATAAAGCAAAGTCATGGTTTCTCATGGGTAGTatatttccacccaagaatttaTTTTCGTAATTGTTTTTACATCTCACTAACACTCACTTGTGGGATTTGGGAAGGTAGGCCTTCGTGGCAGAGAGAAACTCTTTATTTGTTCGTACTTGAAGTGATATGCTGCTATCAATCAGAATAAGGCACCTAAAACCACTAGACTAATGATGAAATCCCAAGGAATCCCAAGGAATTGCACGCCACTAGcagttccatcttccacgccacctcaacaTTTAGAATTGCGGATGAAAATACAAGTGTAGTGgcggaatagtagaaacgctattcaaAATAATGTTTTAGGCTAATAAGAATAGCATAAGAAAAACGCTATTAAAATTATCGTttttttctcaaccattagatatTCGACAGGTCGTTTTAAATCtatggataaaaaaaaacgctatAGCGTTTGGCCTTATTTTTATTAGTGTTTTACATCTTCTAACgcgctattctgaatagcgttttaCGCTAATCTGATTAGCGTTTCCATGGACCACCCCACGAAATCATGGAACATGGCTTGGGAAAACTGTGGAAAACCCCAAATAAGAAGCCACTAAATTTGACATTCCACAATTTTTTTCATACTTGGAATAGGTTGGTTTCCACGGTAAGACTTGTCCTACCAATTCACTCACCGCAGGGGAGCTACTGCCCACACTGGTATGGAGTGATGAGATTTGGAAAATCAAGAGAAATCAAGCCTgcataggttttttgttttctcaaaTATAATGTACcgccttttcaagattttcacctGCCTTTTGCTCGCACAATAAGAGCAGTAGACAGTAGCAAATGTACCGGCTTAGTGTTTGGGTTTAAATATCAGAttccaattatttttttatttttcattttgtaaTATTCTTTTGTTCTTTTAGGTTTCTAAAAGTTAACATTTGTTTATTCGATATTTTAGACAAGATCTCATTTTCTTTGAGTTTTACTGGTCCTCATCTTCCACGCGAtaaattataaataaataaaagccaaAATTCATTGTTGAGAAAATGACGGAATATTCCGGAGATACTTTGACTTGACTTGTAACCCAATAAGAATGCTTCAAAAAGTACACCAGCAGATGCCTATTTTGCAAGTTCTATTTAGTAATCTTTCATTATTCCACCTATCTATTtgtattataagggacaatgatgTTTTTTTATATGGACGGTCATCCATAGTCCGGACACATAAAACACGGACGTGATTTAACCACTTATCTGTGTTTTTCCATATGTATTCGCAAATCAGCGTCGAAACCTCTTTACTCCGATTTAGGTCAGCGGAGATTAAATGTTCCAATGAAGAAACCGTTACTTCTTTTATCTACGAAACGTTTGCACAACAATTGTGGGGCTGAAAGGATTTCATTTGGGGTTACAATGGAGGAAGAGTCCTTCTTGGATtaagagtgtgaaatactctcATACAGGCAAACATCAACTACCACCATTGAACAATCGAACTTGATTTAAGCAATCGTGATCTTAGAGAAACTTATTGCTAGCTCTATCAAAGGTAAGCGAAAGCCTCATGCGTTTAGTTCGTTTTGATTAGGAGTAGCAATTTTTAGGGCTGCTAATTTCTCAACTAATTAACAATTTCCTTTTGAAATAGGTCGATTTCCACTTATAACTGTTTTGTTCCAGGTTGAGTTTTCTTTGGCTTGGTATGCATTTTCGGTTCTTTTAAAGTTAATATGGGTATTTTGATCTAATTTAGTTTTTGAATGTTTTCGCATTAACATAAATCGATTGATAGATTGTTGGTCAATCTTATGTATCGGTTTGACTTCGAACTAACACAGGTGTTTCGCTATTTGGATATACAGATTCTCAAGGCAAGAAGAAAAGGAACTCAATCAATGGTTGTGCAAATTGACTGAATTCTACATTAAATTGTTGCATCTTAGTATCTTACCAGTGCCCAACAAAGAAGAATTGATGATGTGGGTAAATACATTTTACTCCCAAAGTTCATAATACATACCGTATCACATTTAGGTTCTCATTTGTTATAAGATTGAATTGATTCATTATATACTTTAATTTCATGAGTCACATGGTCGATGGAGATTCAATGTTTTAGCTATGGATTGCTACGAGCTTGCTATAAATTTGCCTCTTCCTTGGTTACATGTTTAAACTGATTCCTAAAGGATCTTTATAAAAAATTTCCCGAACAGAGCAGCAATGGGTAAAACTCCAAGTATcttgaaatattcctttattcTTCTTACTAAAAGTAATTTCATTGCTTTTGCAGGTCTTTCTTCTATTGGCAGCTTGGCAGAAACCAAAGAGGAAAAGAGGGTAATTCAGTTTCTTAAATCTGTACCAACTCAATCACTTAAAAAAACCAAGATACTTACTGAAACTCTTTATTGTAACTACGAAACAGGAATTGTCAACAAGTTTACCATTACTATGATCATTTCCATAAATGCTCTATAGATCCTCTAGCTATTTCATTTTGTGACGAGGTGCCTATCATGTGAACACAGAGAtcaatgtcatctgagtattcacaaataatgcgcgcagactcatgacaatacagtaaataagctgcgcctgagggaaatggattggttatgtcgactccttgactcagagttctaatactcttcctcgtctcatcaactacaatcattgttcttagctcatacaataagataaatagtggatgaagtataaaatgtacgaacatgatataccataagtatcgaattgaacatataaagtataaatgcatgaacatagacgaaacgactaacttatatgattctctgtctgcgggtttgggtttttcattctatgtatgaaggttacagaaatagtcgagtgactttgagatcaacataagtctgtgtagcaggaggaacttcacttacactttctctatctctctgtctctctcctattctcctctcaatatttttcgcccccctcttcacttgggggAGAGGgatatttatagggaggttacgtggggtccacttctgaaactcgttataaccttatcctcttgtgttttgtgccactcacgcagaagtcttcgtgttctcggctgcatctgcgtgttctgtctggatacgcagtattatctgcgcttccaatacaggctgactAACACGTATGCTgcttgagggtatttaatgcgggtagttgagatgtttttccgcggtagacagctgtcctctgcccctgtcttgtctgcgtcagtctgactatccccagacgtagatcttagatctttctggggataggataaagtgactcttgggttatcctccgGTGCTttgcagtgttctagtgtttctgtctctTCGATTCTCTACCgctggatctggtgggtggcgacgctatcttgtcAAGGCGCGtttcttggctgtccacgtgtgatatcatatcttgatgctctcagccgcatgtcctccacgtgtgtctttgtggacacgtggcggaagatgaaatatgtacctacaatttgcccctcttcatcctactgggcggttagtcgaagtgggaagaaaaaacatgttactctcttcatcttctctttattattttcctagattttagggcacgttccccactatttgcaataacttcttcttgggtagtggggcggttttatttctctttgtacatatatatgagaaggaatatgaaaattctctagttataaatttcattccttctctttcctcggaactttaattttttttctctgcttttgtttccttgttattaattgttgctgctgctactgttgtttttgtctttgttgttgctgctgttgttgttccttaaagctttctgctgctgttgttgttgttcctcgaagctttttgctgttgctgttgttcgtcgaggcttttTTCACGACCCTGATTTTTTCTTTGTAGGTAAGTGGTTCtactgtgtttgattatcttttgaaaaatatattcgttttctgttgttgttatatgtgtttgtgatgaagaacatatatatatatatgtgtgtatgattgcccctgttcgtcattacaaacagtaatgatatcttccttcgtgcatgcccctatttgttatttccccttattttccatctggttcatgattatgaagaacttgatgaaattgggttttttgattttctttttgtctcggcggaaatctgaaacttgtttgtgtactacgcagacatggatgaccgtccgcgggtttcttatcaaactccatcgcctagtccgcgtagatctcctccgcgtagggatcctgatgtttctccgcctggtggaggttcgtctaaatcttcccaaggtgatgcccgcgttcatagggtttcgtcttcttctggtcagaggcacTTAACTTCTACGAGGAttgagtcgcatagagggaatacgcagaagggggaccgtccaaaagaggctcctggctcccggtatgTTGTTTCTCGTCCCTTggttaatccgcgtgatgatcctaagagaacgtgggatgtcctacctcttcggtcagtggcacctccttccgcgtctcatcaacatcctctacctccccctccagtgtctcaacccaaggggaggtcttcgaaataactggtttcgaagactgatgtatctaaggttcatcctaagagtaaagcttccgagagaaacccttcgaagggttctgcgcctgatcccgtggaggag
This DNA window, taken from Papaver somniferum cultivar HN1 chromosome 3, ASM357369v1, whole genome shotgun sequence, encodes the following:
- the LOC113358747 gene encoding serine/threonine-protein kinase STY13-like; translated protein: MVEGPKFTGIVGTSDYDNKMYEYTPGSYYKIGEDSNMSIDSMASLQTNTGGGSVAMSIDSSVASNDSHTRMLDHPGNKPVNNSNTMGYSVHRPGRDPHVLSDDALAEALMDASIPTQGLENYDDWTIDLTKLSMGMAFAQGAFGKLYKGTYKGEDVAIKILERPENSVERAQLMEQQFQQEVMMLATLRHPNIVRFIGACRKPMVWCIVTEYARGGSVRQFLNRRQNRSVPLKLAVKQALDVARGMAYVHGLGFIHRDLKSDNLLIASDKSIKIADFGVARIEVQTEGMTPETGTYRWMAPEMIQHRDYTHKVDVYSFGIVMWELITGLLPFQNMTAVQAAFAVVNKGVRPIIPNDCLPALTDIMTRCWDANPDVRPPFPEVVSMLENAEKEIMTTVRKARFRCCLTQPMTSD